A part of Amycolatopsis lurida genomic DNA contains:
- a CDS encoding ATP-binding protein — translation MPSNGDGCTSSALSIHGNLPIEVTSFVGRDSELAELSRLLSTGRLLTLVGPVGVGKTRLAVRAAREAADRFPGGVCMVRLDVVEDAGLLPRVVAAQLGLNGATKDPVVQVIDFLQSRSMLLLMDNCEHLVDACAEFVETLLQSTASVCVLATSRQVLDVNGEQLLSVQPLAVQGVGAPRSGSRGDAVALFEERLKSCVGKSFGSAQDRELVTKICYALDGIPLAIELAVPWLRVITLAEMAERLKDCFRLLAKSNRSGPLRHRTFASAVDWSYQLCTPAEARLWSRLSVFVDGFTLHAAEAVCVEACEDVDLLDLFSGLADKSILIRDVDHGVARYRMLETLRQFGVHKLLEAGESAAVQRRHAEFFGDMVHRLSAAWLGPHQLEVIAEVQQERGNLGAAFEFYLRIPEASVRGARIAVDLEFYWVHCGYFGEGLHWIDRVLALPELPADLRIHAMLIRVYAATALGDAEATAAMAAEAVAQARDLEDPVALGNALLAQGGSALVRTKYSLAEAAYVECLACYEGAGLVNCNVILAYAARGMVAGFSGQLGLTEDLARRAIAIADEHGEQCIRANALYTLALAEWQLGRIADALRDARQGLMLKSKFGDLLGQVMIVELCAWIASAMGNALVCAKLLGVAHRLWLRAGGATMLDSETWRAPHRDCELAARRSLDSVQFEAAFAEGAAQAIDLRHAVTFVLATSAASPKAALAASESVLTRREEQIAELIVRGETNKAIAVDLAISRRTVEAHVQHILAKLGFESRTQIGVWVVERRNKLA, via the coding sequence CAATCTGCCCATCGAAGTCACCAGTTTCGTCGGTCGAGATAGCGAACTCGCCGAGCTCAGCCGGTTACTGTCGACCGGTCGCCTGCTGACACTGGTCGGACCAGTTGGTGTCGGAAAAACGCGACTCGCAGTCCGGGCGGCGCGCGAGGCCGCTGATCGTTTCCCCGGCGGTGTCTGTATGGTGCGGTTGGACGTGGTGGAGGATGCTGGCCTGTTGCCGCGGGTGGTGGCGGCGCAGTTGGGCCTGAACGGCGCGACGAAAGATCCGGTCGTACAGGTCATCGACTTCCTGCAGTCCAGGTCCATGCTGCTGTTGATGGATAATTGCGAACATCTGGTTGATGCGTGTGCCGAATTCGTAGAGACGTTGTTGCAGAGCACAGCCTCTGTGTGTGTGCTGGCCACCAGCCGGCAAGTGCTTGATGTCAACGGTGAGCAGTTGTTGTCGGTGCAGCCGCTCGCGGTGCAGGGAGTCGGGGCGCCTCGCAGCGGTAGCCGGGGCGACGCCGTTGCTCTGTTCGAGGAGCGGCTCAAGTCGTGCGTTGGCAAGTCCTTCGGCTCCGCACAGGACCGAGAGCTCGTGACGAAGATCTGTTATGCCCTCGACGGCATACCGCTTGCCATCGAGCTGGCCGTCCCATGGCTGAGAGTCATCACACTCGCTGAGATGGCTGAGCGGTTGAAGGACTGCTTTCGGCTGCTGGCGAAGAGCAATCGGTCGGGTCCACTACGTCATCGCACCTTTGCGTCCGCAGTTGACTGGAGTTATCAGCTGTGCACGCCTGCCGAAGCACGCTTGTGGTCCCGGCTGTCGGTCTTCGTCGACGGATTCACACTCCATGCAGCCGAAGCAGTGTGTGTCGAGGCCTGTGAGGATGTTGATCTGCTGGATCTGTTCAGCGGACTCGCTGACAAATCGATCCTCATCCGTGATGTCGACCATGGCGTAGCCCGCTATCGCATGCTGGAGACACTGCGTCAGTTCGGTGTGCACAAACTGCTCGAGGCCGGCGAGAGCGCCGCAGTTCAGCGTCGGCACGCGGAGTTCTTCGGTGACATGGTGCATCGGCTGAGCGCGGCGTGGCTGGGGCCGCATCAACTCGAGGTGATTGCAGAGGTCCAACAGGAACGCGGCAACCTGGGAGCCGCGTTCGAGTTCTACCTGCGGATCCCGGAGGCCTCGGTTCGCGGCGCGCGCATCGCGGTAGACCTGGAGTTTTACTGGGTTCACTGCGGGTACTTCGGAGAAGGGTTGCATTGGATCGATCGCGTGCTGGCGCTACCCGAGCTGCCGGCGGACTTACGCATCCACGCGATGCTGATCCGAGTCTATGCCGCGACGGCACTGGGCGACGCGGAGGCTACCGCCGCCATGGCAGCCGAGGCCGTGGCGCAGGCTCGTGATCTTGAAGATCCGGTGGCGCTGGGCAACGCGCTCCTTGCGCAGGGCGGCTCCGCCCTGGTGCGGACCAAGTACTCACTGGCCGAGGCGGCGTATGTCGAGTGCTTGGCCTGCTACGAGGGAGCCGGGCTTGTGAACTGCAATGTGATCCTGGCGTATGCGGCGCGGGGGATGGTAGCTGGTTTCTCTGGACAGCTTGGCCTCACCGAGGACCTAGCACGCAGGGCCATCGCCATCGCAGACGAACACGGCGAGCAGTGCATTCGGGCGAATGCGCTCTACACCCTCGCCCTTGCCGAGTGGCAGCTTGGCAGAATCGCGGACGCCCTGCGCGATGCGCGACAAGGACTGATGCTCAAGTCGAAGTTCGGCGACCTTCTCGGCCAGGTGATGATCGTGGAACTGTGCGCTTGGATCGCGTCGGCGATGGGAAACGCACTGGTGTGCGCGAAGTTGCTCGGTGTCGCCCACCGGTTATGGTTGCGCGCAGGCGGTGCGACGATGCTCGACTCGGAGACATGGCGGGCACCGCACAGAGACTGCGAGCTGGCGGCGCGAAGGTCTCTGGACTCCGTCCAGTTCGAGGCGGCCTTCGCCGAGGGAGCCGCTCAGGCGATCGATCTCCGGCACGCGGTCACTTTCGTGCTCGCCACGAGTGCGGCTTCGCCGAAGGCGGCGCTTGCGGCTAGTGAATCGGTGCTGACCAGGCGTGAGGAACAAATCGCGGAGCTGATCGTGAGAGGAGAGACGAACAAGGCGATCGCGGTCGACTTGGCGATCTCCCGCCGTACCGTCGAGGCCCATGTCCAGCACATCCTCGCCAAGCTCGGGTTCGAGTCGCGGACGCAGATCGGGGTGTGGGTCGTCGAGCGACGGAACAAGTTGGCCTGA